A genomic region of Desulfosarcina ovata subsp. ovata contains the following coding sequences:
- the cobA gene encoding uroporphyrinogen-III C-methyltransferase codes for MHNHPEAGKVYLVGAGPGDPGLITVRGVDCIARADVVVYDYLASPALLAHARPDAELIYVGKKGGDHTLPQEGINALIVEKARNGAVVARLKGGDPFIFGRGGEEAEVLIAAGIAFEVIPGVTAAIGASAYAGIPLTHRDFTSDVAFVTGHEDPTKTTSSVDWKALATGIGTLVFFMGVKNLPLIAANLVENGRPADTPVAVIRWGTTPHQETVTGTLDSIVEMVRKAGIKAPAIIIVGGVVKLRESMQWFEKRPLLGQRIVVTRARQQASNLVQRLTEAGAECVQCPTIKVVPPADGAPLDRAIADLDQYDWVVFTSVNGVGYFFRRLFEKGLDVRALGHLKTACIGPATAAHLRSFGLGSDIIPTSYRAESVVEAFVATPVAGLKILLPRAKEARSVLPVELTRMGATVDEVTAYETLQAQSDTDALIKRLDAGTIDMVTFTSSSTVTNFHRMLPPDRAHQLMAGVSVASIGPITSQTARDLGYTVTIEAEDFTIDGLVKAILHARG; via the coding sequence CTGGTCGGTGCCGGTCCCGGGGATCCGGGTCTGATCACCGTCAGGGGGGTCGATTGCATCGCCAGGGCCGATGTGGTTGTTTACGACTATCTGGCATCACCGGCCCTCCTGGCCCACGCCAGGCCGGACGCGGAATTGATTTATGTCGGCAAGAAGGGCGGCGATCACACCCTGCCCCAGGAGGGGATCAATGCCCTGATCGTGGAGAAAGCCCGCAACGGGGCGGTGGTGGCGCGCCTGAAAGGCGGGGACCCGTTCATTTTCGGCCGGGGCGGAGAAGAGGCGGAAGTGCTGATTGCCGCCGGCATTGCCTTTGAGGTGATTCCCGGGGTGACGGCCGCCATCGGCGCGTCGGCCTATGCGGGCATTCCCCTGACCCACCGGGATTTCACCTCGGACGTCGCTTTTGTCACCGGCCATGAGGACCCCACCAAAACCACGTCCAGCGTCGACTGGAAGGCCCTGGCAACGGGTATCGGCACGCTGGTTTTTTTCATGGGCGTGAAGAACCTGCCTTTGATCGCGGCCAACCTGGTGGAGAACGGGCGACCGGCGGACACCCCGGTCGCGGTGATCCGCTGGGGCACCACGCCGCACCAGGAAACGGTTACCGGCACCCTGGACAGCATCGTGGAGATGGTCCGCAAGGCCGGTATCAAGGCGCCGGCGATTATCATTGTCGGCGGCGTGGTGAAGCTGCGCGAATCGATGCAATGGTTCGAAAAACGGCCGCTTCTGGGCCAACGCATCGTTGTTACGCGGGCCCGGCAGCAGGCCAGCAACCTGGTTCAACGATTGACCGAGGCTGGTGCCGAATGCGTTCAATGCCCCACCATAAAGGTGGTACCGCCGGCGGACGGGGCACCCCTGGACCGGGCCATTGCCGACCTCGATCAGTATGACTGGGTGGTTTTTACCAGCGTCAACGGTGTGGGCTATTTTTTCCGCCGCCTCTTTGAAAAGGGGCTTGACGTGCGGGCACTGGGCCATCTGAAAACCGCCTGCATCGGTCCGGCCACGGCAGCCCACTTGCGGTCATTCGGCCTTGGCAGCGACATTATCCCGACAAGCTACCGCGCCGAGTCGGTGGTCGAGGCGTTTGTCGCCACACCGGTGGCGGGGCTGAAGATTCTGCTGCCCCGGGCCAAGGAGGCACGCAGCGTGCTGCCGGTGGAACTGACCCGCATGGGGGCCACGGTGGACGAAGTGACCGCCTACGAAACCCTGCAGGCCCAAAGCGATACCGACGCCCTGATCAAGCGCCTGGACGCCGGCACCATTGACATGGTCACCTTTACCAGTTCGTCCACGGTCACCAATTTTCATCGCATGCTGCCGCCGGATCGCGCCCACCAGTTAATGGCGGGGGTCAGCGTGGCCAGCATCGGCCCGATCACCTCCCAGACGGCCAGGGATCTGGGCTATACCGTGACCATCGAAGCCGAAGACTTCACCATTGACGGCCTGGTAAAGGCCATTTTACATGCACGGGGATGA
- the moaA gene encoding GTP 3',8-cyclase MoaA, which translates to MATQNQNDTKKMAMNSLIDRENRHLNYLRISITDRCNLRCLYCAPDGRIPRLPHSQILSYEEILRLVNIGIGLGISKIRITGGEPLVRKGAIDLLRRLTAIPQLKDVSLTTNGVLLEANAQRIFDAGIRRINVSLDSLQRERYAHITGYDMFDRVWAGIQRAHEIGFAPIKINIVAMRGINDDEIIDFGKLSLTYPFHIRFIEYMPIGNSRTRSRDQILAPEIQDRIQALGELIPVENGQNDGPARRFRIAGAPGEIGFISALSHHFCDRCNRLRLTADGKLRACLLSDHYEPFRETLRNGGTDEQLINIFKTAVSKKSAKHQLCSDDSQPVRDQMQGIGG; encoded by the coding sequence ATGGCGACACAGAATCAAAACGACACAAAGAAAATGGCAATGAACAGTCTGATCGATCGCGAAAATCGTCATCTCAACTATCTCCGAATCTCCATCACCGACCGCTGTAACCTGCGGTGCCTGTACTGTGCGCCGGACGGTCGCATTCCCCGGCTGCCCCATAGCCAAATTCTCAGCTACGAAGAGATCCTGCGTCTGGTCAACATCGGTATCGGGCTCGGTATCAGCAAGATCCGCATTACCGGTGGCGAGCCCCTGGTCAGAAAAGGGGCCATTGATCTGTTGCGCCGTTTGACGGCCATTCCGCAGTTGAAGGACGTTTCCCTGACCACCAATGGCGTTCTCCTTGAGGCCAATGCCCAGCGCATCTTCGATGCCGGCATCCGTCGCATCAACGTCAGCCTGGATTCGCTGCAGCGTGAACGCTATGCCCATATCACCGGTTACGACATGTTCGACCGGGTGTGGGCGGGCATTCAGCGAGCCCATGAAATCGGGTTTGCGCCCATTAAAATCAATATCGTGGCCATGCGCGGCATTAACGACGATGAGATTATCGACTTCGGCAAGCTCTCCCTGACCTATCCCTTCCACATCCGTTTTATCGAATACATGCCCATCGGCAACAGCCGGACACGTTCGCGGGATCAGATCCTGGCCCCGGAAATCCAGGACCGCATCCAGGCGCTGGGCGAGCTGATCCCGGTGGAAAACGGACAGAATGACGGCCCCGCACGGCGTTTTCGGATTGCCGGCGCACCGGGAGAAATCGGTTTCATCAGCGCCCTGAGCCATCACTTCTGCGATCGCTGCAACCGCCTGCGCCTGACCGCCGACGGTAAATTGCGCGCCTGCCTCCTTTCCGACCATTATGAACCGTTCAGGGAAACCCTGAGAAATGGCGGAACGGATGAACAGCTGATCAACATTTTTAAAACCGCTGTTTCGAAAAAATCGGCCAAGCACCAACTCTGTTCTGACGACAGCCAACCGGTTCGGGATCAGATGCAGGGAATCGGTGGATAA
- a CDS encoding HAD family hydrolase, producing MLSLEIPGYGVLDLKHLVLDYNGTLAVDGVLLAGVKKTLNALSQSLAVHVVTADTFGKAAAGLEGVNCQLMVLPPGAQDRAKSDFVNQLGADRTVAVGNGRNDALMLAESALGIAVILAEGASAQTLRAADVICTDIVAALDLLRHPLRLTATLRS from the coding sequence ATGCTATCGTTAGAAATTCCTGGCTATGGCGTACTGGACCTGAAGCATCTGGTTTTGGACTATAACGGCACCCTGGCTGTCGATGGTGTGTTGCTGGCAGGCGTTAAAAAGACGCTCAATGCACTTTCTCAATCCCTTGCCGTGCATGTCGTCACCGCCGACACGTTCGGCAAGGCGGCCGCCGGCCTTGAAGGGGTCAACTGTCAGCTGATGGTATTGCCCCCGGGCGCTCAGGATCGGGCAAAGTCGGATTTTGTCAATCAGTTGGGCGCGGATCGGACGGTTGCCGTCGGTAATGGCCGCAACGATGCACTGATGCTGGCTGAATCGGCATTGGGGATCGCCGTCATCCTGGCGGAAGGAGCTTCAGCACAAACGTTGCGTGCCGCCGATGTGATCTGCACGGATATCGTCGCCGCCCTTGATCTGCTCAGGCATCCGCTTCGTCTGACAGCAACATTGCGGTCCTGA